A window of Macadamia integrifolia cultivar HAES 741 unplaced genomic scaffold, SCU_Mint_v3 scaffold337, whole genome shotgun sequence contains these coding sequences:
- the LOC122068065 gene encoding RNA polymerase II transcriptional coactivator KELP-like, with protein MEPETQHEVEETVLEVLRNSDMNEMTESKVRAMAAEKLGIDLSGSGPKRFVRKVVESFLLSKEQDGQQAEAVAAADEENKEIEENEEEEEDEGGEGKRKPIISKKEYDDEGDLIICRLSNKRRVTIQDFRGKTLVSIREYYERDGKELPSSKGISLTAEQWSAFRKAMPGVEEAINKMESRLR; from the exons ATGGAACCAGAAACTCAACATGAAGTGGAGGAGACTGTGTTGgaggttttaagaaactcagACATGAACGAGATGACTGAGTCCAAGGTCAGGGCCATGGCTGCCGAGAAGCTTGGGATCGATCTTTCAGGTTCGGGTCCCAAGCGTTTCGTCAGAAAGGTAGTCGAATCGTTCCTGCTTTCCAAGGAGCAGGACGGCCAACAGGCGGAGGCAGTCGCTGCAGCGgatgaagaaaacaaagagattgaagaaaatgaagaagaggaggaagatgaaggaGGTGAGGGGAAGAGGAAGCCTATTATCTCTAAGAAAGAGTACGACGATGAGGGCGATCTCATTATTTGCAGG TTATCGAACAAGAGAAGAGTTACGATTCAGGATTTTAGAGGGAAAACTTTGGTGTCGATAAGGGAATACTACGAAAGAGATGGAAAGGAGCTTCCTTCCTCCAAAG GAATAAGTTTGACTGCGGAGCAGTGGTCAGCTTTCAGAAAGGCTATGCCTGGAGTAGAGGAGGCTATAAATAagatggagtccaggttgaggtga